The Lacipirellula parvula genome window below encodes:
- a CDS encoding tetratricopeptide repeat protein: MKNNPWVWISAVAAVVVTALIVSSANRSAPTRGRTLGRDSVDGGAFLRSVAATLNDLANSVDLELQPAQPILTASTSSDGKEVLATVSENPASPDGQYNYLLANSGNANFLSVGVEPGDIVRYYVNMDEESAERGIDQKAAALELRVRRLDSRDPENALIIETPLNGPSPTPARVEIWRYSDKRMDAIRSALNRYNKLRLPALGWEPAPDLGALQQIVERANQWFRSRPLADKDWKREPLLVGVVAELPKPTTEPQQRAFASLEKMLSTEELRDGVFADWEGRALAEAVWARDVALWARGTADTDEKVAAALFDWTVRNVQLDPTPTLFADRTAGGENKTEANAEPADSIHRPWQAMVFGHGSAAHRAWVFVELLRQQNIAAAIIRPLEGDPAKLPLLVGVFIGDEVQLFDPQLGLPLRNKDGGVATLAEVSADDSLLRQFDVDGEYAYGATAEQMAGVEAFIVASPLQLSRRAQELEKALEGENFVRLAADPQAVAARLAKVPQVQQTKLWTLPYQSYLDEQTIGPNSRELSINEFAPFAERPLLWKGRALHLQGNKGIRAEERSDPLAEARQGHLEALVLYQDGSVRPSNKKLDAFDALKDAKGPVYSASKAAAGYWLGLLSYDRGNYDVALDWLGERTLNQERSSRWANGARYNLARTHEALGHNDEAVKLLQSDPKDAPQRHGNLLRAKQLAAGAPAADEPADAAAEEADAEPAADSTSPEPTEPAADAATK, from the coding sequence ATGAAAAATAATCCCTGGGTCTGGATCTCCGCCGTCGCGGCCGTGGTCGTCACGGCGCTGATCGTTTCCAGCGCGAATCGCTCCGCTCCGACTCGCGGCCGCACGCTGGGGCGAGACAGCGTCGACGGCGGGGCTTTCCTCCGCAGCGTTGCCGCGACGCTCAACGATCTTGCCAACAGCGTCGACCTGGAACTCCAGCCCGCGCAGCCGATTCTCACGGCCTCAACCAGCAGCGACGGCAAGGAAGTCCTCGCCACTGTCTCCGAGAACCCCGCCTCTCCCGACGGCCAGTACAACTACCTGCTCGCCAACAGCGGCAATGCGAACTTCCTATCCGTCGGCGTCGAGCCGGGCGACATCGTCCGGTACTACGTCAACATGGATGAAGAGTCGGCCGAGCGCGGCATCGACCAGAAAGCAGCCGCGCTCGAACTGCGCGTGCGCCGCCTCGATTCGCGCGATCCTGAAAACGCCCTCATCATCGAAACGCCGCTGAACGGCCCCTCGCCGACGCCGGCCCGCGTTGAAATCTGGCGCTATTCCGACAAGCGCATGGATGCGATTCGCTCTGCTCTCAACCGCTATAACAAGCTTCGTTTGCCGGCGCTCGGCTGGGAACCGGCTCCTGACCTCGGCGCGTTGCAGCAGATTGTCGAACGCGCGAACCAATGGTTTCGCAGCCGCCCGCTCGCCGACAAAGACTGGAAGCGCGAACCGCTGCTCGTCGGCGTCGTCGCTGAACTCCCGAAGCCGACTACCGAGCCACAACAACGCGCTTTCGCCAGCCTGGAAAAGATGCTCTCCACCGAGGAGCTGCGCGACGGCGTTTTCGCCGACTGGGAAGGCCGTGCACTTGCCGAGGCGGTATGGGCCCGCGACGTCGCTCTGTGGGCCCGCGGCACGGCCGACACCGACGAGAAGGTAGCCGCCGCGCTGTTCGACTGGACGGTTCGCAACGTGCAGCTCGATCCCACGCCGACGCTGTTCGCCGACCGGACCGCGGGCGGCGAAAACAAAACCGAGGCCAATGCAGAACCGGCTGACTCGATCCACCGACCATGGCAAGCAATGGTGTTTGGCCACGGCAGCGCCGCTCACCGCGCGTGGGTCTTCGTTGAATTGCTGCGGCAACAAAACATTGCCGCGGCAATCATTCGCCCGTTGGAAGGCGATCCCGCCAAACTGCCGCTGCTCGTCGGCGTCTTCATCGGCGACGAAGTGCAGCTGTTCGATCCGCAACTCGGCTTGCCGCTCCGCAATAAGGACGGCGGCGTCGCCACGCTCGCTGAAGTCTCCGCCGACGACTCGCTGCTGCGTCAGTTCGACGTCGACGGCGAGTACGCCTACGGCGCCACGGCTGAACAAATGGCGGGGGTCGAAGCCTTCATCGTCGCCAGCCCGCTGCAGCTCTCTCGGCGCGCCCAGGAATTAGAGAAGGCACTGGAAGGCGAGAACTTCGTTCGCCTTGCCGCCGATCCGCAGGCCGTCGCCGCTCGCCTCGCGAAAGTCCCGCAAGTCCAACAAACCAAGTTGTGGACGTTGCCCTACCAGTCGTACCTCGACGAACAAACAATCGGCCCGAATTCACGCGAGCTGTCGATCAACGAATTCGCGCCGTTCGCCGAGCGCCCGCTCCTGTGGAAGGGACGCGCGCTGCATCTGCAAGGCAACAAAGGGATTCGCGCCGAAGAACGGAGCGACCCGCTTGCTGAAGCACGGCAAGGCCATCTTGAAGCGCTGGTCCTCTACCAAGACGGCTCTGTTCGTCCCAGTAATAAGAAGCTCGACGCATTCGACGCGCTCAAGGACGCGAAAGGACCAGTCTACTCCGCCAGCAAAGCCGCAGCCGGGTATTGGCTCGGCCTGTTGAGCTACGACCGCGGCAACTACGACGTCGCCCTCGATTGGCTTGGCGAGCGCACTCTCAATCAAGAGCGCTCCAGTCGCTGGGCTAACGGCGCTCGTTACAACCTCGCCCGCACCCATGAAGCTCTCGGGCATAACGACGAAGCAGTGAAGCTGCTGCAATCCGACCCGAAGGATGCCCCGCAACGCCACGGCAACTTGCTGCGGGCGAAGCAACTTGCCGCCGGGGCCCCCGCGGCCGATGAACCGGCTGACGCGGCAGCTGAAGAGGCGGACGCTGAGCCTGCCGCAGATTCAACTTCGCCCGAGCCAACGGAACCCGCAGCAGACGCCGCCACGAAGTAA
- a CDS encoding DinB family protein — MNVDLTPTLVEMYRETFEGEVHPGWTWIVGGAPEESVLGTLQALTAEQAYAEPASGRQPIAAHANHLKYALELTLRRLHGENPPTDWPGSFNPGPALPAAWENLQADLRQAYEGVLDFFNALRDKPIAEWQPIHAVGLSAMIGHNAYHLGAIRQLLPRS, encoded by the coding sequence ATGAACGTCGATCTCACGCCCACGCTCGTGGAGATGTACCGCGAAACGTTCGAAGGCGAGGTCCACCCTGGCTGGACTTGGATCGTCGGCGGCGCGCCTGAAGAATCCGTCCTTGGCACGCTGCAAGCGCTCACCGCCGAGCAAGCCTACGCCGAGCCCGCGTCCGGCCGCCAACCAATCGCTGCCCATGCAAACCATCTCAAGTACGCGCTCGAACTGACGCTTCGTCGCCTCCATGGGGAGAACCCGCCGACCGACTGGCCCGGCAGCTTCAACCCCGGCCCCGCGTTGCCTGCCGCTTGGGAGAATCTGCAAGCCGACTTGCGGCAGGCCTACGAGGGCGTGCTGGACTTCTTCAACGCGCTGCGCGACAAACCGATCGCCGAATGGCAACCGATCCATGCCGTCGGCCTCTCGGCGATGATCGGCCACAACGCCTACCACCTCGGCGCTATCCGGCAGCTGCTGCCACGTTCGTGA
- a CDS encoding VOC family protein, giving the protein MSAPQVLNYLFFSGRCDEAIAFYQSAIGAKPGMLMRFNESPAPPPPGMLQPGFETKVMHAEFTVGETRVLCSDGCDDKSKFAGFALVFQTASEAEAERAFAALAEGGKVTMPLAKTFWSPKYGMLTDKFGVGWMVMVPGEGG; this is encoded by the coding sequence ATGAGCGCTCCCCAAGTGTTGAACTACCTCTTCTTCAGCGGCCGCTGTGACGAGGCGATTGCATTTTACCAATCGGCGATCGGCGCGAAGCCGGGGATGCTGATGCGGTTCAACGAGAGCCCTGCCCCGCCGCCGCCGGGGATGCTGCAGCCCGGGTTCGAGACGAAGGTGATGCATGCGGAGTTTACGGTCGGCGAGACGCGCGTCCTTTGCTCCGACGGGTGCGACGACAAGTCGAAGTTCGCAGGGTTCGCGCTTGTCTTTCAAACAGCAAGCGAAGCAGAAGCGGAACGGGCGTTTGCGGCGCTGGCGGAGGGAGGCAAAGTGACGATGCCGCTCGCGAAGACGTTTTGGTCGCCGAAGTACGGGATGCTGACGGATAAGTTCGGCGTCGGCTGGATGGTGATGGTGCCGGGGGAAGGCGGTTAA
- a CDS encoding porin produces the protein MLIWMRTRILLAALCGVFAVAELRAEETPSDVTGQGSSTATSAAETSESPSTPPLVTLPPIDSARNAPPVASPAGVVTPAAAHQLVNPADPSASSDQLLVPTERLTALEDRIQQLEQDLATQQAESAEVEKLDVDNLMIPSWGREGFQAESPDKEFKIHVGGRVQLDGVALSAPDLVLGGVGDQDAVDFRRARIRIDGTMYYTMQWAAEFDFVNAFDADPTNPADYVNAFGGDAMHTVVPTDLWWDFSEMPLLGNVRIGNQKDPIGLEHIQSSRFLDFMERSYLQDAFFGPFNNGFSPGIMVHSYNEAETVTWQYGIFRNTQNSFAYDIGDSQYAATGRITCVPWSDCDDRELIHLAVAGSYRGLDQEEEVSTGNIRVRSRASLRNGPGPLNPTIADTNFAGRIFADNQLLLNPEFAYVHGPWLFQSEYCGGWINGGTFTPIGGAPIDPGQVFFQGSYVNVLYFLTGEHRAYDRHEARFGRVIPNENAMRLRDGTLTGLGAWQIGARYGFLDLNDAGIAGGYIQDLTLGLNWFLNPHAKLQFNYIADHVDNRLRNNAGVVTAVNDAFLTGFGVRFACDF, from the coding sequence ATGCTCATCTGGATGCGAACCCGCATCTTGCTGGCGGCGCTTTGCGGCGTCTTCGCGGTTGCGGAACTGCGCGCCGAAGAAACGCCAAGCGACGTAACAGGGCAGGGGAGTTCCACCGCAACCTCCGCCGCAGAGACGAGCGAATCGCCTAGCACTCCGCCGCTTGTCACGCTCCCGCCGATCGACTCAGCGAGGAACGCTCCGCCGGTTGCGTCTCCCGCCGGCGTCGTGACGCCCGCTGCGGCCCACCAGCTCGTCAACCCGGCCGACCCGTCAGCGTCGTCCGATCAACTCCTGGTCCCCACCGAGCGTCTCACCGCGCTCGAAGATCGGATCCAACAGCTCGAACAAGACCTCGCCACGCAACAAGCCGAATCAGCTGAAGTCGAAAAGCTCGACGTCGACAACCTCATGATCCCCAGTTGGGGCCGCGAAGGCTTTCAAGCCGAGTCGCCCGACAAAGAATTCAAAATCCACGTCGGCGGCCGCGTGCAACTCGACGGCGTCGCCCTCTCGGCGCCCGACCTCGTGCTCGGCGGCGTCGGCGATCAGGACGCTGTCGACTTCCGCCGCGCCCGCATCCGCATCGACGGCACGATGTATTACACGATGCAGTGGGCCGCCGAGTTCGACTTCGTCAACGCCTTCGACGCCGATCCCACGAACCCCGCCGACTACGTCAACGCCTTCGGCGGCGACGCGATGCACACTGTCGTGCCGACCGATCTGTGGTGGGACTTCAGCGAGATGCCTCTGCTCGGCAATGTTCGCATCGGCAATCAAAAGGATCCCATCGGCCTCGAGCACATCCAAAGCAGCCGCTTTCTCGACTTCATGGAACGCTCCTACCTGCAGGACGCCTTCTTCGGGCCGTTCAACAACGGCTTCTCGCCGGGCATCATGGTTCACAGCTACAACGAAGCTGAAACGGTCACTTGGCAATACGGCATCTTCCGCAACACGCAGAACTCGTTTGCGTACGACATCGGCGATAGCCAGTACGCCGCCACCGGCCGCATCACCTGCGTCCCATGGTCCGACTGCGACGATCGCGAGCTCATCCACCTCGCCGTTGCCGGTTCGTACCGCGGCCTCGATCAGGAAGAGGAAGTCTCGACCGGCAACATCCGCGTCCGCAGCCGCGCGTCGCTCCGTAACGGCCCCGGCCCGCTCAACCCAACGATCGCCGACACCAACTTCGCCGGCCGCATCTTTGCTGACAACCAGTTGCTGCTGAACCCCGAGTTCGCCTACGTCCACGGCCCGTGGCTCTTCCAGAGCGAATACTGCGGCGGCTGGATCAACGGCGGCACGTTCACGCCGATCGGCGGCGCCCCCATCGACCCCGGTCAGGTCTTCTTTCAAGGAAGCTACGTCAACGTCCTTTACTTCCTCACCGGGGAGCACCGCGCCTACGACCGCCACGAAGCCCGCTTCGGCCGCGTGATCCCCAACGAAAACGCGATGCGACTCCGCGACGGCACGCTCACGGGCCTAGGCGCCTGGCAAATCGGCGCCCGCTACGGCTTCCTCGACCTCAACGACGCCGGTATCGCCGGCGGCTACATTCAAGATTTGACGCTCGGCCTCAACTGGTTCCTGAACCCGCACGCGAAGCTGCAGTTCAACTACATCGCCGACCACGTCGACAATCGCCTCCGCAACAACGCCGGCGTCGTCACTGCGGTGAACGACGCCTTCCTCACCGGCTTCGGGGTGCGGTTCGCTTGCGATTTCTAG
- a CDS encoding PDZ domain-containing protein has product MKSNTTKRLGFIFAAAAALLMATPDSAFAQRGGGGGRGGGGHGGGAHGGGPGRGGGGGGGGFHGGGGGGPRGGGNHGGGNHGGGGPQGPSGPGGHSHANPGGPGRGPGNGNHGDPRGGHGGYGNNWNSGPGRGLSNFYGGNFYRSPYGYGPNRYGSGYRGYGNFGRPGYGMGLGVGYGNYGYGYFPWYAGLAAYGLGAGRGYGSGTFIGQSYSTNSAPVVVEQAQTAQSVAAENDYVPQFNDTVAELGTRVDGGAALGITMDPEYPNAAVVRTVTPGSAAAKARLQPGDMIASIDSMQISSPTDVTNLIGSMQPGARVGIQFVRPILRSEVREAAPERFQAPAAVAAQQPEAAQPTPVPPSAPQPEELPSQ; this is encoded by the coding sequence ATGAAATCGAATACGACCAAGCGACTAGGATTTATCTTCGCGGCTGCAGCCGCCCTGCTCATGGCGACGCCCGATTCCGCCTTCGCGCAACGCGGCGGCGGCGGTGGGCGTGGAGGCGGCGGACATGGAGGAGGCGCCCATGGCGGTGGCCCCGGTCGCGGCGGCGGTGGAGGGGGCGGCGGTTTCCACGGCGGAGGTGGGGGCGGCCCGCGCGGCGGTGGTAACCACGGAGGCGGCAACCACGGCGGCGGAGGTCCGCAGGGCCCATCCGGACCAGGCGGCCACTCTCACGCGAACCCAGGCGGGCCGGGCCGCGGCCCAGGGAACGGCAACCACGGCGATCCTCGCGGAGGGCATGGCGGTTATGGAAACAATTGGAACTCCGGCCCAGGCCGCGGCCTCAGCAACTTCTACGGCGGCAATTTTTATCGCTCGCCGTACGGCTATGGACCGAACCGTTACGGATCAGGCTACCGCGGCTACGGCAACTTCGGTCGCCCTGGCTACGGCATGGGCCTAGGCGTCGGCTACGGAAACTACGGCTACGGCTACTTCCCTTGGTACGCCGGACTCGCCGCGTACGGACTCGGCGCAGGACGGGGCTACGGCAGCGGCACGTTCATTGGGCAAAGCTACTCGACGAACTCCGCTCCAGTTGTGGTTGAGCAAGCCCAGACGGCGCAAAGCGTCGCAGCGGAGAACGACTATGTGCCGCAGTTCAACGACACCGTCGCCGAGCTTGGCACGCGCGTCGACGGCGGCGCGGCCTTGGGCATCACCATGGATCCGGAATACCCCAACGCGGCTGTGGTCAGAACAGTGACGCCTGGCAGTGCGGCGGCGAAGGCTCGCCTGCAGCCTGGGGACATGATCGCGTCAATCGACTCGATGCAGATCAGCAGCCCCACGGATGTGACGAACCTGATCGGAAGCATGCAACCGGGCGCCCGAGTCGGAATCCAGTTCGTGCGTCCGATTTTGCGATCGGAAGTTAGAGAGGCGGCGCCCGAGCGATTTCAAGCGCCTGCTGCTGTCGCGGCGCAGCAGCCCGAAGCCGCGCAGCCAACGCCCGTTCCTCCGTCGGCCCCGCAACCAGAGGAGCTACCTTCGCAATAG
- a CDS encoding c-type cytochrome domain-containing protein, translated as MRRPVRLRVCFLLGLLSLPAAARGDDKIDFATQIQPILVAKCAGCHGEKKAAAKLRLDSADQINAFGEKDHLLVAGKPDESELYQRLVLPADDKKRMPKGPDGLPDAEIALIKQWIEQGAVLAVAAAATPAPAPADAPMAADEAAKKKAAEEAKAAEAALKAADEAELAKVTAAPAEAIEKVKQAGGSVMPLYGESPLLQVSFARSDSPAGDAALAALAGVADQVVWLDLSGAQATGAGWGQVAALKNLNRLHLEKSSVDDASLAGIAALPRLEYLNLYATGVTDAGLEHLKAAKRLRKLYLWQTKVGYDPALALQGATPGLEVNLGWDHPGVVKARLTKELEIAKKSVEESTAKATEAQKTLEAANAEKTAAEAKLKEVDDQLKALEAPPVAEATTPAAEAAAPAPAAEAAPTAEAAPAEQAAAK; from the coding sequence ATGCGTCGCCCCGTTCGTCTTCGCGTTTGCTTCTTGCTTGGCCTGCTATCGCTCCCCGCTGCCGCTCGCGGCGACGACAAGATCGACTTCGCCACGCAGATCCAGCCGATTCTGGTCGCCAAGTGCGCCGGCTGCCATGGCGAAAAGAAGGCGGCCGCCAAGCTACGGCTCGACTCGGCCGACCAGATCAACGCCTTTGGCGAGAAGGACCACCTGCTCGTCGCCGGCAAGCCGGATGAAAGCGAACTGTACCAACGGCTCGTCCTGCCGGCCGACGACAAGAAGCGGATGCCCAAGGGCCCCGACGGGCTCCCCGACGCAGAGATCGCGCTGATCAAGCAGTGGATCGAGCAGGGCGCCGTGCTGGCCGTGGCCGCCGCGGCGACGCCAGCCCCCGCTCCCGCCGATGCCCCGATGGCTGCGGACGAAGCCGCGAAGAAGAAAGCGGCCGAAGAAGCTAAGGCTGCGGAAGCAGCGCTGAAGGCCGCCGACGAAGCGGAACTCGCCAAGGTGACGGCCGCCCCGGCCGAAGCCATCGAGAAGGTCAAGCAAGCCGGTGGCAGCGTGATGCCGCTCTACGGCGAGAGTCCGCTGCTACAAGTGAGCTTTGCCCGTTCCGATTCCCCCGCAGGCGACGCGGCCCTCGCCGCGCTCGCAGGCGTCGCCGACCAAGTGGTGTGGCTCGACCTGAGCGGCGCCCAAGCGACCGGCGCTGGCTGGGGACAAGTGGCGGCGCTGAAGAACCTCAATCGCCTCCATCTCGAAAAGTCTAGCGTCGACGATGCGAGCCTCGCCGGGATCGCAGCACTGCCGCGGCTGGAGTACCTCAACCTCTACGCCACCGGCGTTACCGATGCGGGGCTTGAGCATCTGAAGGCCGCCAAACGACTCCGCAAGCTCTACCTATGGCAAACAAAGGTCGGCTACGATCCGGCCCTCGCGCTGCAGGGGGCGACGCCTGGCCTCGAAGTGAATCTCGGCTGGGATCACCCTGGCGTCGTGAAGGCGCGGCTGACGAAGGAACTCGAAATCGCCAAGAAGTCGGTCGAGGAATCGACCGCCAAGGCGACCGAAGCTCAGAAGACGCTCGAAGCGGCCAACGCCGAGAAGACGGCCGCCGAAGCGAAGCTGAAGGAAGTCGACGACCAGCTGAAGGCGCTCGAAGCACCACCGGTTGCCGAAGCGACGACGCCGGCCGCAGAAGCGGCCGCCCCAGCGCCGGCGGCTGAAGCGGCGCCTACTGCGGAAGCAGCTCCAGCCGAGCAAGCCGCGGCGAAATAG
- a CDS encoding DUF1572 family protein produces MDSSAVALHWLEATQLSFQYHKSLADRAIVQVSDEALHRTLDAETNSIALIVQHLSGNLASRWTDFLTSDGEKPWRNRDREFVDANVGRAELLATWDAAWNQLFTTLAALSPTDLERTVAVRGESHSVPLAIQRSLAHASYHVGQIVILARHWAGEQWTTLTIPRGGSAAYNEQSWGSASFFAPGSARG; encoded by the coding sequence ATGGATTCATCCGCCGTCGCGTTGCATTGGTTGGAAGCAACGCAGCTATCATTTCAATACCACAAGTCGTTGGCCGACCGGGCTATCGTGCAAGTGAGCGACGAGGCGCTCCATCGCACGCTCGACGCCGAGACGAACTCGATCGCTCTGATCGTGCAACATCTGTCGGGAAATCTCGCCTCGCGCTGGACCGACTTCCTCACGAGCGACGGCGAAAAGCCGTGGCGGAACCGCGACCGCGAGTTTGTCGATGCGAACGTCGGACGCGCGGAACTGCTTGCCACGTGGGACGCGGCTTGGAACCAGTTGTTTACGACGCTGGCGGCGCTCTCGCCGACTGATTTGGAGCGAACAGTCGCTGTTCGAGGCGAGTCCCACTCCGTGCCGCTGGCAATTCAGCGGTCGCTGGCGCACGCCTCGTACCATGTGGGGCAGATCGTGATCCTAGCGCGGCACTGGGCGGGCGAGCAGTGGACGACGCTCACCATCCCCCGTGGGGGATCGGCAGCGTACAACGAGCAGTCGTGGGGAAGCGCGTCTTTTTTCGCCCCGGGCTCCGCCCGGGGGTAG
- a CDS encoding peptide-N-glycosidase F-related protein, whose product MRLHRKTRARLFALIAAAIGSTWSATANAAQTTIDVFKNAGIQFGGNASWNAQPGVSILDNGRIIERTITLPELGPFSRVTTNLKLTAGSDAWDRAGNIYVATAAGDVELHKFITAFGGTTTHQQDITALIPTLRNGQLKIRAFVDTWVQAARTLDFSLTITDETANRAPIWGRPLMNDQDWRAGEYPNGRNSVSFIGVPNSVGKVILNYLPSGHASDGNGGDEFTQRTHRILIDGTQVWQGIPWRTDGRNFRSVNPTSGRWGDVWSSDLDRAGWIPGDDVDPIQIDVTQYLTPGKRHTVEYQIDGIRPGDSSGYGYWRASSYVTAYAASAGPADFDYNGVVDGADFLIWQRNSGLSGQVNNGAGDANGDGFVNGRDLVSWRTALGTQFGSAIPASVPEPAGWGAMLFALATLAGSRRWRALQT is encoded by the coding sequence ATGAGACTTCACAGGAAGACTCGCGCGAGGCTCTTCGCGCTGATCGCGGCGGCTATCGGATCGACATGGTCGGCGACGGCCAACGCGGCGCAGACCACGATTGACGTTTTCAAGAACGCCGGCATCCAATTCGGCGGCAATGCCAGTTGGAACGCGCAACCAGGCGTGTCTATTCTTGATAACGGCCGGATTATCGAGCGGACGATCACGCTGCCGGAACTCGGTCCGTTCTCGCGCGTCACGACGAATCTGAAACTCACCGCCGGAAGCGACGCCTGGGATCGCGCGGGCAACATCTACGTCGCCACCGCCGCGGGAGACGTGGAACTGCATAAGTTCATCACGGCGTTCGGCGGGACGACGACCCACCAGCAAGACATCACCGCGCTGATTCCCACGTTGCGGAACGGACAACTCAAAATCAGAGCGTTCGTTGACACGTGGGTGCAAGCCGCACGTACCCTCGACTTTAGTTTGACCATAACGGACGAAACGGCGAATCGCGCTCCTATATGGGGCCGACCGCTGATGAACGATCAAGACTGGCGGGCGGGGGAGTATCCCAACGGGCGGAATTCGGTGAGCTTCATCGGCGTGCCGAATTCAGTTGGCAAAGTGATTCTCAACTATCTTCCCTCCGGCCATGCCAGCGACGGCAACGGCGGCGACGAATTCACGCAGCGGACCCACCGCATCCTTATCGACGGGACGCAAGTCTGGCAGGGCATCCCGTGGCGGACCGACGGTCGCAACTTTCGCAGCGTGAATCCGACCTCGGGGCGATGGGGCGACGTGTGGTCGTCTGACCTCGATCGCGCCGGCTGGATTCCTGGCGACGACGTCGATCCGATTCAAATCGACGTCACCCAGTACCTAACCCCTGGGAAGCGGCACACGGTTGAGTACCAGATCGACGGCATTCGCCCGGGCGATAGCAGCGGCTACGGCTATTGGCGTGCGTCGAGTTACGTGACCGCCTACGCGGCAAGCGCGGGGCCAGCTGATTTTGACTACAACGGCGTCGTCGACGGCGCCGACTTCCTCATTTGGCAACGCAACAGCGGGCTTAGCGGCCAAGTAAACAATGGCGCCGGCGATGCGAATGGAGACGGATTCGTTAACGGGCGGGACCTCGTCTCGTGGCGAACGGCGCTTGGAACGCAGTTTGGAAGTGCGATTCCGGCGAGCGTGCCTGAGCCGGCTGGATGGGGAGCCATGCTGTTTGCGTTGGCGACACTGGCAGGCTCGCGTCGCTGGCGCGCGTTGCAGACTTGA
- a CDS encoding aminotransferase class IV, translating to MLQKYDERNRNLQVNINGRLVHRDEAGISPFDSAVQGGDAVWEGLRLYNGRIFKLREHLDRLVHSAQALAFAQIPSHDQIIAEIRRTLAANQMHDGVHIRLTLTRGVKITSGMDVRLNQAGPTLIVLAEFKPPVYDQSGIRLITSGYRRPGPDVLDPKIHHNNLLNSILAKIQANFAGADDALMLDGRGFIAETNATHIFFVADGVAQTPTTVACPEGITRSVVLQLCAEHGIPSREGDFSLAELYRADEAFCTGTMGELTPVVEVDSRAIGRSNERPVLARLQQLFRELTATTGEVVV from the coding sequence ATGCTGCAGAAATATGACGAACGCAACCGCAACTTGCAGGTGAATATCAACGGCCGGCTGGTTCATCGCGACGAGGCGGGGATTAGTCCCTTTGATTCTGCGGTGCAAGGAGGCGACGCCGTGTGGGAAGGGCTGCGGCTCTACAACGGGCGGATCTTCAAGCTGCGCGAGCATCTCGATCGGCTCGTGCACTCGGCACAAGCGTTGGCGTTCGCGCAGATACCGAGTCACGACCAAATTATCGCGGAGATCCGCCGCACGCTCGCTGCGAACCAAATGCACGATGGCGTGCACATTCGTCTGACGCTGACGCGAGGCGTGAAAATCACCAGCGGGATGGATGTCCGGCTGAACCAAGCGGGGCCGACGCTCATCGTATTGGCTGAGTTCAAGCCGCCAGTCTACGACCAGTCGGGGATTCGGCTGATCACGTCGGGCTATCGCCGGCCGGGGCCTGACGTGCTCGATCCGAAGATTCACCACAACAATCTGCTGAACTCGATTCTCGCGAAGATCCAAGCAAACTTCGCCGGCGCCGACGATGCGCTGATGCTCGACGGCCGAGGCTTTATCGCCGAGACGAACGCGACGCACATTTTCTTCGTTGCCGATGGCGTCGCGCAGACGCCGACGACGGTCGCTTGTCCCGAAGGGATTACGCGCTCGGTTGTCTTGCAACTGTGCGCGGAGCATGGCATCCCGTCTCGCGAAGGCGATTTTAGTTTGGCGGAACTCTACCGCGCCGACGAAGCCTTCTGCACTGGCACGATGGGCGAGCTGACGCCAGTGGTGGAGGTCGACAGCCGCGCGATCGGGCGATCGAACGAGCGGCCGGTGCTTGCGAGATTGCAGCAGCTGTTCCGCGAGCTGACGGCGACGACGGGCGAGGTCGTCGTTTGA
- a CDS encoding HAD family hydrolase, protein MSLRLAMWSGPRNISTAMMRSWGSRADAVVCDEPLYAHYLARTADRRHPGYDETLANHDAELLSVIRWLTGPIPQERPIFYQKQMAHHLLPEVELEWIDGLTSAFLIRDPREMLTSLLEFLPDPRVEDTGLPQQAALFERVRSRTGLTPPVLDAADVLRNPRRMLALLCDAVDVPFREEMLQWAPGPRDTDGAWAPFWYAKVYETTTFAPYKSKGVEVPERLAGVLAECERLYQQLYVHRLR, encoded by the coding sequence ATGTCGCTTCGTTTGGCCATGTGGTCGGGACCGCGGAACATTTCCACGGCGATGATGCGCTCCTGGGGGAGCCGGGCCGACGCCGTGGTGTGCGACGAACCGCTCTACGCCCACTATCTCGCGAGGACGGCCGACCGGCGGCATCCCGGCTACGACGAAACGCTTGCGAACCACGACGCGGAACTCTTGAGCGTCATTCGCTGGCTCACAGGGCCCATTCCGCAGGAGCGGCCGATTTTCTATCAGAAGCAGATGGCCCACCATCTGTTGCCGGAAGTGGAGTTGGAGTGGATCGACGGGCTCACCAGCGCTTTTCTGATTCGCGATCCGCGCGAGATGCTCACGTCGCTCTTGGAGTTTCTGCCTGATCCCCGCGTCGAAGACACTGGCCTGCCGCAGCAGGCGGCGCTGTTCGAGCGCGTCCGCTCTCGCACGGGGCTGACGCCGCCGGTGCTCGATGCGGCCGACGTGTTGCGGAACCCGCGGCGGATGCTCGCACTGCTCTGCGATGCGGTCGACGTGCCGTTTCGCGAGGAGATGCTCCAGTGGGCGCCGGGGCCGCGCGATACCGACGGCGCGTGGGCGCCATTCTGGTACGCGAAGGTGTACGAGACGACGACGTTCGCGCCATACAAGTCGAAGGGCGTCGAGGTGCCGGAGCGACTGGCGGGCGTCTTGGCCGAGTGCGAGCGACTTTATCAGCAACTGTATGTGCATCGCTTGCGTTGA